The following coding sequences lie in one Xiphias gladius isolate SHS-SW01 ecotype Sanya breed wild chromosome 24, ASM1685928v1, whole genome shotgun sequence genomic window:
- the tpd52 gene encoding tumor protein D52 isoform X1, whose product MEDAEKDSQQHPDSVPEVGEDAVTSVGPSPPPSTMTEEEQQELQEELLKVEDEIQTLSQVLAAKEKQLADIKRKLGITPLNELKQNITKTWQEVTTSTAYRRTSETLSQASLKATAAFSNVGSAITRKLEDVRNAPTFKSFEEKVETLKTKMTPSVSTGNPGDQDSSEPTTESLLSQPEGSPSQDTPMH is encoded by the exons ATTCCCAGCAGCATCCGGACTCAGTCCCAGAGGTGGGAGAAGATGCAGTGACATCTGTCGgtccctctccccctccatccaccatgacagaggaggagcagcaggagttGCAGGAAGAGTTGCTGAAG GTAGAGGATGAGATCCAGACTCTGTCCCAGGTGCTGGCAGCCAAGGAGAAGCAGTTGGCGGACATTAAGAGGAAGCTGGGCATCACACCGCTCAATGAGCTGAAGCAGAACATCACCAAAACCTGGCAGGAGGTCACCACCTCCACTGC ctATAGGAGGACATCTGAAACGCTCTCCCAGGCGAGTCTGAAGGCCACGGCAGCCTTCTCCAATGTGGGCTCAGCCATCACCCGGAAGCTTGAGGATGTCAG GAATGCACCAACATTCAAGTCATTTGAGGAGAAAGTGGAGACTTTGAAG ACCAAGATGACTCCATCAGTGTCCACCGGTAACCCCGGGGACCAGGACAGCAGCGAACCAACCACCGAGTCTCTGCTCAGTCAGCCAGAGGGCTCGCCTAGCCAGGACACGCCAATGCACTGA
- the tpd52 gene encoding tumor protein D52 isoform X2 has protein sequence MEDAEKDSQQHPDSVPEVGEDAVTSVGPSPPPSTMTEEEQQELQEELLKVEDEIQTLSQVLAAKEKQLADIKRKLGITPLNELKQNITKTWQEVTTSTAYRRTSETLSQASLKATAAFSNVGSAITRKLEDVRNAPTFKSFEEKVETLKDYAKSTEPICTELGGGMGHRPGNKPLSFGADTDHLP, from the exons ATTCCCAGCAGCATCCGGACTCAGTCCCAGAGGTGGGAGAAGATGCAGTGACATCTGTCGgtccctctccccctccatccaccatgacagaggaggagcagcaggagttGCAGGAAGAGTTGCTGAAG GTAGAGGATGAGATCCAGACTCTGTCCCAGGTGCTGGCAGCCAAGGAGAAGCAGTTGGCGGACATTAAGAGGAAGCTGGGCATCACACCGCTCAATGAGCTGAAGCAGAACATCACCAAAACCTGGCAGGAGGTCACCACCTCCACTGC ctATAGGAGGACATCTGAAACGCTCTCCCAGGCGAGTCTGAAGGCCACGGCAGCCTTCTCCAATGTGGGCTCAGCCATCACCCGGAAGCTTGAGGATGTCAG GAATGCACCAACATTCAAGTCATTTGAGGAGAAAGTGGAGACTTTGAAG gattacgcaaaaagtactgaaccaatttgcactgaactgggtggagggatggggcatcGGCCAGGGAACAAGCCATTAAGTTTTGGGGCAGATACGGATCATTTACcatga
- the tpd52 gene encoding tumor protein D52 isoform X3 has translation MEDAEKDSQQHPDSVPEVGEDAVTSVGPSPPPSTMTEEEQQELQEELLKVEDEIQTLSQVLAAKEKQLADIKRKLGITPLNELKQNITKTWQEVTTSTAYRRTSETLSQASLKATAAFSNVGSAITRKLEDVR, from the exons ATTCCCAGCAGCATCCGGACTCAGTCCCAGAGGTGGGAGAAGATGCAGTGACATCTGTCGgtccctctccccctccatccaccatgacagaggaggagcagcaggagttGCAGGAAGAGTTGCTGAAG GTAGAGGATGAGATCCAGACTCTGTCCCAGGTGCTGGCAGCCAAGGAGAAGCAGTTGGCGGACATTAAGAGGAAGCTGGGCATCACACCGCTCAATGAGCTGAAGCAGAACATCACCAAAACCTGGCAGGAGGTCACCACCTCCACTGC ctATAGGAGGACATCTGAAACGCTCTCCCAGGCGAGTCTGAAGGCCACGGCAGCCTTCTCCAATGTGGGCTCAGCCATCACCCGGAAGCTTGAGGATGTCAGGTGA